In one uncultured Methanoregula sp. genomic region, the following are encoded:
- a CDS encoding KUP/HAK/KT family potassium transporter yields MAATGTPFSKIVKSLGLVFGDIGTSPIYTVGAILLFLLPTAENIFGLLSLISWTLFIIITVQYIWLAMSLSDKGEGGTIVLKTILDTLLKPGVTASVVSVLTIIGVALFIGDGVITPAISILSAVEGLLLIPGFEEASSFTILIIAALIAVVLFLFQRRGTDRVAWVFGPVMLIWFGTLALTGVIAIISAPQVLYALSPVYAINFLLENSWGSLVVMSAVILCVTGGEALYADMGHLGREPIVKGWMLVFPALVLSYFGQGAYVLMSGNTHNVLFSMIHHISPFLYIPFLLLSICATVIASQAMISGMFSIVYQAMTTRICPKMKVEYTSPELRSQIYIDAVNWMLLVAVLIVMFEFGSSENLAAAYGLAVSGSMMISAIMMALIFLLQKDPVKMLCAGALIVIDFFFFIATLLKIPHGAYFSFILAAIPLILIIAYIRGQERLHEIIKPIQLEEFLQRYQKSYSTLPKIRGTALYFISDVENLSPYVGQIFFQNEIMYENNVLVCIRATEKPFGVKTELDQNLAAGLQLFTVTSGYMEVIDVVALLQERGIDEKTIFYGIETIVSDKFFWKIYSIIKKVSPPFVQFYTLPPEKMHGVVMRVVM; encoded by the coding sequence ATGGCCGCTACGGGAACCCCGTTTTCAAAGATCGTCAAATCCCTCGGCCTTGTTTTTGGGGATATCGGGACAAGCCCGATCTATACGGTTGGTGCCATCCTGCTCTTCCTGCTGCCCACTGCGGAAAACATCTTCGGGCTCCTCTCCCTGATCTCCTGGACTCTTTTCATCATCATCACGGTTCAGTACATCTGGCTTGCGATGTCGCTTTCCGACAAGGGCGAGGGTGGAACGATCGTTCTGAAGACCATCCTTGACACGCTTTTGAAACCCGGTGTTACGGCATCGGTCGTCTCCGTCCTGACGATAATCGGGGTCGCACTCTTTATCGGGGACGGGGTTATCACACCTGCTATCAGTATCCTGTCGGCAGTTGAGGGACTCCTCCTGATCCCGGGATTTGAAGAGGCCAGCAGTTTCACCATCCTCATTATTGCCGCTCTCATCGCGGTCGTGCTCTTCTTATTCCAGCGGCGGGGAACTGACCGGGTTGCCTGGGTTTTTGGACCCGTAATGCTGATCTGGTTTGGAACTCTTGCGCTCACCGGCGTAATTGCCATCATAAGTGCACCGCAGGTGTTGTATGCCCTGAGCCCTGTCTATGCCATAAATTTTCTCCTTGAGAACAGCTGGGGATCCCTTGTTGTCATGTCAGCCGTGATACTCTGCGTCACCGGGGGAGAGGCACTCTATGCCGATATGGGACACCTTGGCCGGGAACCCATCGTCAAGGGGTGGATGCTTGTCTTCCCCGCTCTTGTGCTCAGTTATTTCGGGCAGGGTGCGTATGTGCTGATGAGCGGCAATACCCACAATGTCCTCTTCTCAATGATCCATCACATCAGCCCCTTTCTCTATATCCCATTCCTCCTTTTGAGCATCTGTGCAACGGTCATCGCATCGCAGGCCATGATCTCCGGTATGTTCTCGATTGTGTACCAGGCAATGACGACCCGGATCTGCCCCAAGATGAAGGTCGAGTACACTTCGCCGGAACTGCGATCCCAGATCTATATCGATGCTGTCAACTGGATGCTGCTCGTGGCAGTACTCATCGTCATGTTCGAGTTCGGGTCATCGGAGAATCTTGCCGCGGCCTACGGGCTTGCCGTCTCGGGATCGATGATGATCTCTGCCATCATGATGGCGCTCATCTTTCTCCTGCAAAAAGATCCTGTCAAGATGCTCTGCGCCGGTGCCCTTATCGTGATCGACTTTTTTTTCTTTATCGCGACGCTGCTGAAGATCCCCCACGGGGCATACTTCTCGTTCATCCTCGCCGCAATCCCCCTCATTCTCATCATTGCGTACATTCGCGGACAGGAACGGCTCCATGAGATCATCAAACCCATTCAGCTCGAAGAGTTCCTGCAGCGGTACCAGAAGAGCTACAGCACACTCCCCAAGATCCGGGGAACCGCGCTCTACTTCATCAGCGATGTCGAGAACCTCTCGCCCTATGTGGGCCAGATCTTTTTCCAGAATGAGATTATGTACGAGAATAATGTCCTTGTCTGTATCAGGGCCACGGAGAAACCATTCGGGGTGAAAACGGAACTCGACCAGAACCTCGCAGCCGGCCTGCAGCTCTTTACGGTAACTTCAGGGTATATGGAAGTGATCGATGTGGTAGCATTACTGCAGGAACGGGGAATTGACGAAAAGACGATATTCTATGGAATCGAGACCATCGTGAGTGACAAGTTCTTCTGGAAGATCTACAGTATCATCAAGAAAGTATCCCCGCCGTTCGTCCAGTTCTATACCCTGCCTCCGGAGAAGATGCACGGTGTTGTCATGCGGGTTGTGATGTAA
- the msrA gene encoding peptide-methionine (S)-S-oxide reductase MsrA, whose protein sequence is MAEAEMIKTATFGAGCFWGVEAAFRKVDGVVGTAVGYMGGFRKDPTYEQVCSGETGHAEVARVTFDPVRVSYQQLLEVFWSIHDPTQLNRQGPDVGPNYRSIIFYHDSDQAKMARASKLDQEVSGRFGFGKIVTVIQPAAEFYLAEDYHQQYFEKHGGHCHI, encoded by the coding sequence ATGGCAGAAGCGGAGATGATAAAAACCGCCACGTTCGGGGCCGGTTGTTTCTGGGGCGTGGAGGCGGCCTTTCGGAAGGTTGACGGCGTGGTCGGTACCGCAGTCGGGTATATGGGAGGATTCCGGAAAGACCCCACGTACGAGCAGGTCTGTTCCGGTGAGACCGGTCATGCCGAGGTCGCCCGGGTAACCTTCGACCCGGTCAGGGTCAGCTACCAGCAGCTTCTCGAAGTGTTCTGGTCGATCCACGATCCCACGCAGCTCAACCGCCAGGGGCCGGATGTCGGGCCCAATTACCGGTCGATCATCTTTTACCATGACTCCGATCAGGCAAAGATGGCGCGGGCATCGAAGCTGGACCAGGAAGTCTCCGGAAGATTCGGGTTTGGCAAGATCGTAACGGTCATCCAGCCGGCTGCGGAGTTTTACCTGGCCGAAGACTATCACCAGCAGTATTTTGAGAAACACGGCGGGCATTGCCATATCTGA
- a CDS encoding PspC domain-containing protein codes for MKQLTRPVTGRMLAGVCAGIGEHLDVDPTVVRLVWAALTILSLGTGVLVYIIAWILIPEVPQDPTVTLPPA; via the coding sequence ATGAAACAACTGACCCGGCCGGTAACCGGCCGTATGCTTGCAGGGGTATGCGCGGGAATCGGGGAGCACCTCGATGTCGACCCGACCGTGGTGCGACTGGTATGGGCAGCCCTGACCATCCTGTCCCTGGGCACTGGTGTCCTTGTCTATATTATTGCATGGATCCTCATTCCGGAAGTCCCACAGGATCCCACGGTAACTCTCCCCCCTGCCTGA
- a CDS encoding glycosyltransferase, whose product MKILFVVCGEGLGHASRSLHLGHYMQQEGHTIHFAGYGKSYDFMQQHGCSNLHQIHREVCLEGVGGFFDLKKTLWCSRTIPLDLLKSAAGVSRLLKRHKFDCIVCDTMYGGIFSGWIRRVPVVFITNQTHFNGHNDKSNAVWMVLNLLIRRYLRLASHIIIPDYPPPDTVSEYNIRVSRNEKRRTTFTGPFYDFDPSRYDYGQKTIFTSFGGEPYKLPMYNLLKTIADQHKEEFFDVFYTGPVLPESSDNYASHGYVPNLYEHLAQAKIAIVHGGLTTLHEALLFEKPVLIILDPNHPEQQNNARKIVDIGAGIAIDGRTVTREILEQKIAETMTITPKPFRSAHVEFNGRKTAAAIISELCNKRQANVRGR is encoded by the coding sequence ATGAAGATCCTCTTTGTTGTCTGTGGTGAAGGGCTCGGGCACGCGTCCCGCAGCCTCCACCTCGGGCACTACATGCAGCAGGAAGGCCACACCATCCATTTTGCCGGGTACGGCAAATCCTACGATTTCATGCAGCAGCACGGGTGTTCGAACCTTCACCAGATCCATCGCGAGGTCTGCCTGGAGGGGGTAGGGGGATTTTTCGACCTGAAAAAGACCCTCTGGTGCTCCCGCACCATCCCCCTCGACCTGCTCAAATCAGCAGCAGGGGTGAGCCGCCTTCTCAAGCGCCACAAATTCGACTGTATTGTCTGCGACACGATGTATGGCGGGATATTTTCAGGATGGATCCGCAGGGTCCCGGTAGTCTTCATCACCAACCAGACCCATTTCAATGGTCATAACGATAAGAGCAATGCAGTCTGGATGGTACTTAACCTCCTGATCCGGCGTTACCTGCGTCTCGCCAGCCACATCATCATCCCGGACTATCCCCCACCGGATACTGTGAGCGAATATAATATCCGGGTCTCCCGGAACGAGAAAAGACGTACCACTTTTACCGGTCCGTTCTATGACTTCGATCCCTCGCGGTATGACTACGGCCAGAAGACTATCTTCACCAGTTTCGGTGGTGAGCCCTACAAGCTCCCGATGTATAACCTGCTCAAAACAATTGCCGACCAGCACAAGGAAGAGTTCTTCGATGTTTTTTATACCGGCCCCGTCCTTCCTGAATCTTCGGACAATTACGCTTCCCACGGGTACGTTCCCAACCTTTACGAGCACCTTGCCCAGGCGAAGATCGCGATCGTCCACGGGGGCTTAACAACACTCCACGAAGCCCTGCTCTTTGAAAAACCCGTGCTGATCATCCTTGACCCGAACCATCCCGAACAGCAGAACAATGCCCGGAAGATCGTGGACATAGGAGCCGGTATTGCCATCGATGGCAGGACGGTCACACGGGAGATCCTTGAACAGAAGATTGCTGAGACGATGACGATAACCCCCAAGCCTTTCCGGTCTGCCCACGTCGAATTCAATGGACGAAAAACCGCCGCGGCGATTATTTCAGAGCTGTGCAACAAGCGGCAGGCTAACGTGCGGGGACGATAA